The proteins below are encoded in one region of Planifilum fimeticola:
- a CDS encoding ROK family transcriptional regulator, whose product MPVTGDQSLIKKINQSIVLEMIRNHCPISRAQIAELTGLTKGTVSTIVNDLMKDNLVYEIGPGRSSGGRRPVMLMFNKAAGYSIGVDLGVNYLLTVLTDLQGNIVLEQTSLYQDLSYDEILSLLKKDLRTIIDQAPSSTYGIIGIGIGIPGIVGNDGTVLFTPNLGWKDVDLKGVINNEFQVPVWIDNEANTGALGEKLYGAGREASDLVYVSVGIGIGTGIVLNGELYKGISGFSGEIGHTTIEVNGKKCRCGNKGCWELYASEHALLSQAKSLPMFRGGDNREIDLESLIRLADEGHTEVINLFNQIGEYLGIGIMNIALSFNPELVIIGNRLSKAQQWIVNPVKKVLSNRLMPYHREKLRVEFSNLGVYSSALGASSLAISNFFSDSKVTLE is encoded by the coding sequence ATGCCAGTTACTGGGGATCAAAGTCTGATCAAGAAAATCAATCAATCGATCGTTCTCGAAATGATCCGAAACCATTGCCCCATCTCCCGGGCTCAGATCGCCGAATTGACCGGGTTGACCAAGGGGACGGTCTCCACCATCGTAAACGACTTGATGAAAGACAACCTGGTGTACGAAATCGGTCCCGGTCGCTCCAGCGGCGGGAGACGTCCCGTTATGCTCATGTTCAACAAGGCGGCCGGATATTCCATCGGCGTCGACCTGGGCGTCAATTACCTGCTGACCGTGCTGACCGACCTGCAGGGAAATATCGTCCTCGAACAAACGAGTCTCTATCAGGATTTGTCGTACGATGAAATCCTTTCCCTGCTGAAAAAAGACCTGCGGACGATCATCGATCAGGCCCCTTCCAGCACCTACGGCATTATCGGGATCGGCATCGGCATTCCCGGAATTGTCGGAAACGACGGAACCGTCCTGTTCACTCCCAATCTGGGATGGAAGGATGTGGACCTCAAAGGGGTGATCAACAACGAATTCCAGGTGCCCGTTTGGATCGACAACGAGGCCAACACGGGGGCCTTGGGTGAAAAGTTGTACGGAGCCGGACGGGAAGCCTCCGACCTCGTCTATGTCAGCGTCGGGATCGGCATCGGAACGGGCATCGTGTTGAACGGGGAACTGTACAAGGGAATCTCCGGCTTCTCCGGGGAGATCGGCCACACCACGATCGAAGTAAACGGAAAAAAGTGCCGGTGCGGAAACAAGGGATGTTGGGAGCTGTACGCGTCGGAGCACGCCTTGCTGTCCCAGGCGAAATCCCTGCCGATGTTCCGCGGCGGGGACAATCGGGAAATCGATCTTGAATCTTTGATCCGCCTGGCCGATGAGGGGCACACCGAGGTGATCAATCTGTTCAACCAGATCGGTGAATACCTGGGAATCGGGATCATGAACATCGCCCTCAGCTTCAATCCCGAACTGGTGATCATCGGCAACCGGCTGAGTAAAGCCCAGCAGTGGATCGTGAATCCGGTCAAAAAAGTCCTGAGCAACCGGCTGATGCCTTACCACCGGGAAAAGCTGAGGGTCGAATTCTCCAACCTGGGCGTTTATTCGAGCGCCCTGGGGGCTTCCTCGTTGGCGATCTCAAACTTCTTTTCCGACTCAAAGGTGACCCTCGAATAG
- the xylF gene encoding D-xylose ABC transporter substrate-binding protein translates to MSGRLSRAWVIFAAAALLLLLSACGQDVGSDAGDDKITIGMSIDDLRLERWQKDRDFFIQKAEELGAEVIVQSANGDDAKQLAQIENMLSKDLDVLVIIPHSSDAMASAVNLANQEQVPVIAYDRMINNSDVDLYISYDNVRVGELQAQYLVEKVPEGNYFLLGGSPTDNNAKLFREGQMKVLKPLVDKGDIQIVGDQWAKDWQADEALKIMENALTANKNKIDAVVASNDSTAGGAVEALAAQNLAGKVAISGQDADLAACQRIVEGKQTMTVYKPIRELAFKAAEAAVRLARQEKIETTDTVNNGKKDVPALLLSPIAVDRENMMETIIKDGFHSFDDVYKNVPEAERPKRN, encoded by the coding sequence ATGAGTGGGCGGCTGTCCCGTGCTTGGGTGATTTTTGCGGCTGCAGCACTCCTTCTTCTCCTTTCTGCGTGCGGCCAGGATGTCGGTTCCGACGCCGGGGATGATAAAATCACCATCGGCATGTCGATTGATGATCTCCGGCTGGAAAGATGGCAAAAGGACCGGGACTTCTTCATCCAGAAGGCCGAAGAACTGGGAGCCGAGGTGATCGTGCAGTCCGCCAACGGGGATGATGCCAAACAGCTTGCCCAGATCGAGAACATGTTGTCGAAGGATCTGGATGTGCTCGTGATCATTCCGCACAGTTCCGATGCGATGGCCTCCGCGGTCAATCTCGCCAATCAGGAGCAGGTGCCGGTGATCGCCTACGATCGGATGATCAACAATTCCGACGTGGACCTGTACATCTCCTACGACAATGTTCGGGTGGGCGAGTTGCAGGCGCAATATCTGGTGGAAAAGGTTCCTGAGGGAAACTATTTTCTGCTCGGAGGATCTCCCACTGACAACAACGCCAAGCTGTTTCGGGAAGGGCAGATGAAGGTGCTCAAGCCCCTGGTGGACAAGGGCGACATTCAAATCGTCGGGGACCAGTGGGCCAAGGATTGGCAGGCGGATGAAGCGCTCAAGATCATGGAAAACGCCCTGACAGCCAACAAAAACAAGATCGATGCCGTGGTCGCTTCCAACGACAGCACCGCGGGAGGAGCCGTGGAAGCGCTGGCGGCTCAAAACCTGGCGGGAAAAGTGGCCATATCCGGTCAGGATGCCGATCTTGCGGCCTGTCAGCGGATTGTGGAAGGAAAACAGACGATGACGGTTTACAAGCCGATCCGGGAGCTGGCCTTTAAGGCGGCGGAGGCGGCGGTTCGGCTGGCCAGGCAGGAAAAAATCGAGACCACCGATACGGTGAACAACGGGAAAAAGGACGTTCCCGCCCTTCTGCTCTCTCCCATCGCGGTGGACCGGGAGAACATGATGGAGACGATCATCAAAGACGGATTCCATTCCTTTGATGATGTATACAAAAACGTGCCGGAGGCCGAGCGTCCGAAACGGAATTGA
- a CDS encoding xylose ABC transporter ATP-binding protein — MEGITKKFPGTRALDGVSFAVKKGTIHALLGENGAGKSTLMKILSGVYPAGSYEGKIRINGEEKRFQTPRDAEAAGIAVIHQEFSLVGELTVSENIFLGAEPCRYGVIDREALYVRTKKWMDFLGLDLDPEAKVGGLGIGQQQLIEIAKALSKNGDILILDEPTSALADEEVRRLMGILKDLCEKGVTCIYISHKLNEVMELADAVTVLRDGKVVGTSSIEALSEEKIISMMVGRKVGALYPQREGVAGETILEVRNYTVYHPVHREKKVVHDVSFALRKGEVLGFAGLVGAGRTELFSGIFGAYGGKAEGTVLLEGRELTLRHPGEAIRHGIVYLSEDRKRYGLFLGMDIKKNFSMASLDRLVKCGIVDEERELREAEEQASRMRVKMADIEMRIKGLSGGNQQKVLLGKSLMTHPKVLILDEPTRGVDIGAKADIYQIIDELSREGVAVVLISSDLPEVIGMSDRVLVMAGGRLVGEFTRKEATQEKIMACVTGGGTFA; from the coding sequence ATGGAAGGGATCACGAAGAAATTTCCCGGCACCCGCGCCTTGGACGGCGTCTCCTTCGCCGTGAAGAAAGGGACGATCCACGCGCTTCTCGGCGAAAACGGCGCCGGCAAATCCACTTTGATGAAAATTTTGAGCGGTGTTTACCCGGCTGGAAGTTATGAAGGGAAGATCCGGATCAACGGGGAGGAAAAACGTTTTCAAACCCCCCGCGATGCGGAAGCGGCCGGAATCGCCGTCATTCACCAGGAGTTCTCGCTCGTCGGGGAGTTGACCGTTTCGGAAAACATCTTTTTGGGCGCTGAACCCTGCAGATACGGCGTGATTGACCGGGAAGCGCTGTACGTTCGGACGAAAAAGTGGATGGACTTCCTCGGGCTGGATCTCGATCCGGAGGCGAAGGTGGGCGGTCTGGGGATCGGACAACAGCAATTGATCGAAATTGCCAAAGCGCTTTCCAAAAACGGCGACATCCTCATCCTGGACGAGCCCACTTCCGCGTTGGCCGATGAAGAGGTCCGCCGATTGATGGGGATTTTGAAGGATCTGTGCGAAAAAGGAGTCACCTGCATTTATATATCCCACAAGTTGAACGAAGTGATGGAGTTGGCGGATGCGGTCACGGTGCTCCGCGATGGAAAAGTGGTGGGCACCTCTTCAATCGAAGCATTGAGCGAAGAAAAAATCATCTCCATGATGGTCGGTAGAAAGGTTGGCGCGCTGTATCCCCAGCGGGAGGGGGTTGCGGGCGAAACGATCCTCGAAGTGAGGAATTACACGGTGTATCACCCGGTTCACAGGGAAAAAAAGGTGGTTCATGACGTGTCCTTCGCCCTGCGAAAAGGGGAGGTGCTCGGATTTGCAGGACTTGTCGGCGCGGGAAGGACCGAGCTGTTTTCCGGCATTTTCGGCGCGTACGGGGGAAAGGCGGAGGGAACGGTGCTTCTCGAGGGAAGGGAGCTCACTCTTCGCCATCCGGGGGAGGCGATCCGTCACGGCATCGTTTATCTTTCCGAGGATCGCAAACGATACGGCCTGTTTCTCGGGATGGATATCAAGAAAAACTTCTCCATGGCATCCCTGGATCGGTTGGTGAAATGCGGGATCGTCGACGAGGAGCGGGAGCTGCGGGAGGCGGAGGAGCAGGCATCCCGAATGCGGGTTAAAATGGCCGACATCGAAATGAGAATCAAGGGTTTGAGCGGCGGAAACCAGCAGAAGGTCCTCCTCGGCAAGTCCTTGATGACCCACCCGAAAGTACTGATCCTGGACGAGCCGACCCGCGGGGTGGATATCGGCGCCAAAGCGGACATTTATCAGATCATCGACGAGTTGAGTCGGGAGGGCGTGGCGGTGGTGCTGATCTCCTCCGATTTGCCGGAGGTGATCGGGATGTCGGACCGCGTCCTGGTGATGGCCGGGGGGAGACTGGTGGGAGAATTTACCCGAAAGGAAGCGACGCAGGAGAAAATCATGGCATGTGTGACGGGAGGGGGCACCTTTGCGTAA
- a CDS encoding sugar ABC transporter permease yields the protein MRKALSFDIRAYSLIIALAFIALLFTVLTDGDFLSSRNLSNLFRQMSVISILAIGMTLVIITGHIDLSVGSLVGLAGGMAAILQVWYGWDTAAVLLLTLLAGLLLGGWQGWWVAYRGVPSFIVTLGGMLIFRGILIGISKGETVAPLKESFQRIGQSYLPYAVGYILGGIVIFLLFFLTARKRKKRREWGLKLESPVVSYGKMAGYSLLIVAFVYMMNRYLGIPVPILFVFLLLLIFGFVLNRTRFGRYLYAIGGNSEAAKYSGINVKRHIFAVFVIMGLLSSLAGLILTARLNAATVGAGQMYELDAIAACVIGGTSLKGGTGSVTGSLIGALVMVSLDNGMSMLDIDAFWQYIVKGLILILAVWWDISSEAGSEGS from the coding sequence TTGCGTAAAGCGCTGTCCTTCGACATTCGAGCATACAGCTTGATCATCGCCCTGGCATTCATCGCCCTCTTGTTCACCGTTCTGACTGACGGCGATTTCTTGTCGTCCCGCAATCTGTCCAACCTGTTTCGCCAGATGTCCGTGATCTCGATTCTGGCGATCGGAATGACGTTGGTGATCATCACCGGTCACATCGATCTTTCCGTCGGCTCCCTCGTGGGATTGGCCGGCGGAATGGCCGCCATCCTGCAAGTATGGTACGGGTGGGATACGGCTGCTGTCCTCCTGTTGACGCTCCTCGCCGGCCTCCTTCTGGGGGGGTGGCAGGGATGGTGGGTGGCATACCGGGGAGTGCCTTCCTTTATTGTCACCCTGGGCGGCATGCTGATTTTCCGGGGAATCCTCATCGGGATCAGCAAAGGGGAAACCGTCGCCCCCCTGAAGGAGAGTTTTCAGCGTATCGGCCAGAGTTACCTTCCCTATGCCGTCGGTTACATACTGGGTGGGATCGTCATCTTTCTCCTTTTTTTCCTGACCGCCCGCAAAAGAAAAAAGCGGCGGGAGTGGGGGCTGAAGCTGGAAAGTCCCGTTGTATCCTACGGCAAAATGGCGGGGTACTCCCTGCTGATCGTGGCCTTCGTCTACATGATGAACCGCTACCTGGGAATTCCCGTGCCCATCCTGTTTGTCTTCCTCCTGCTCCTGATCTTCGGTTTTGTTCTGAACCGAACCCGTTTCGGCCGGTATCTGTACGCCATCGGCGGAAACAGCGAGGCGGCCAAGTATTCCGGCATCAACGTCAAAAGGCATATATTTGCCGTCTTTGTCATCATGGGTTTGCTTTCATCTCTGGCCGGCCTGATTTTGACGGCCCGCCTCAACGCGGCGACGGTGGGGGCCGGTCAGATGTACGAGCTGGACGCCATCGCCGCCTGTGTGATCGGAGGGACCAGCCTCAAGGGAGGTACCGGAAGCGTGACCGGTTCCCTCATCGGGGCTTTGGTCATGGTCAGCCTGGACAACGGGATGAGCATGCTGGATATCGATGCCTTTTGGCAGTACATCGTCAAGGGACTCATTTTGATCTTGGCCGTCTGGTGGGACATTTCATCGGAAGCGGGGAGTGAGGGATCGTGA
- the xylB gene encoding xylulokinase — protein sequence MSFLLGIDIGTSGTKTCLFREDGTVISSALAEYPMYQPKPGWAEQHPEDWWQAVRDSVGRILAETGISGKEIRGIGLTGQMHGLVLLDREGKVLRPAIIWCDQRTEAQAKGMEERIGRERIIEYTANPPLPNFTAVKLMWVKEREPEVFERIHRVLLPKDYIRYKLTGEFATEVSDASGTLLLDVANRSWSGEMIRHLGIQRDWLPRLHESHEVTGTVHAQGSKETGLAAGTPVVGGGGDQAAGAVGNGIVRPGVVSAVIGTSGVVFAFSEQVKVDAGGRLHTFCHAVPGKWHVMGVTQAAGGSLQWFRNQFGDAERNVADLLNKDPYELFSEQAALVEPGSEGLIFLPYLMGERTPHLDPAAKGVFFGITSRHRKNHFVRAVMEGVAYSLADSLSILREMELKVSEVRVSGGGARSPLWRQIIADVFGHDVYSVRANEGPAFGAALLAGVGTGLFASVEEACEQTIRVAEKCRPLGENRAVYDRYYRLYRKLYQDLKEDFRLVHRLVADHHGAE from the coding sequence GTGAGTTTTTTGCTGGGGATCGACATCGGAACCTCGGGCACCAAAACCTGCCTGTTCCGTGAGGACGGGACGGTGATTTCATCGGCCCTTGCCGAATATCCGATGTACCAACCGAAGCCGGGATGGGCGGAGCAACATCCCGAGGACTGGTGGCAAGCGGTCAGGGATTCGGTGGGGCGGATTTTGGCCGAAACGGGCATTTCCGGGAAAGAGATCCGGGGCATCGGTCTGACCGGGCAGATGCACGGCTTGGTGCTGCTGGATCGGGAAGGGAAGGTACTTCGACCGGCCATCATCTGGTGCGATCAGCGGACCGAGGCACAGGCCAAGGGGATGGAGGAGCGGATCGGCAGGGAAAGGATCATTGAATACACGGCCAATCCGCCCCTCCCCAATTTTACCGCCGTGAAGCTGATGTGGGTGAAAGAGAGGGAGCCGGAGGTCTTTGAGCGGATCCACCGCGTTTTGTTGCCCAAGGATTACATTCGGTACAAACTGACCGGGGAATTCGCCACCGAGGTGTCGGACGCCTCGGGGACCTTGCTGTTGGACGTCGCCAATCGGTCGTGGTCCGGGGAGATGATTCGGCACCTCGGGATCCAGAGGGATTGGCTGCCTCGGCTGCACGAATCCCATGAAGTGACGGGAACGGTCCATGCCCAGGGATCCAAGGAGACCGGCCTCGCTGCGGGAACCCCCGTGGTCGGAGGCGGAGGGGATCAGGCGGCCGGCGCCGTGGGGAACGGCATCGTCCGGCCCGGGGTCGTATCCGCGGTGATCGGAACTTCCGGTGTGGTTTTCGCCTTTTCCGAGCAGGTGAAGGTGGATGCGGGAGGGCGGTTGCACACCTTTTGCCATGCGGTGCCTGGGAAATGGCATGTGATGGGAGTGACTCAGGCGGCTGGGGGATCGCTGCAGTGGTTTCGGAATCAGTTCGGTGATGCGGAAAGGAATGTCGCCGATCTGCTGAACAAGGATCCGTACGAATTGTTTTCGGAACAGGCGGCCCTGGTGGAGCCCGGCAGCGAAGGATTGATCTTTTTGCCGTATCTGATGGGTGAGAGGACGCCTCATCTGGATCCGGCCGCGAAGGGCGTCTTTTTCGGTATCACCTCAAGGCACCGAAAGAATCATTTTGTCCGTGCCGTCATGGAGGGAGTCGCCTACAGCCTGGCCGACAGTCTGTCGATCCTGAGGGAAATGGAGCTGAAGGTCTCGGAGGTCCGGGTGTCCGGAGGAGGAGCCCGGAGCCCCTTGTGGAGGCAGATCATCGCCGATGTCTTCGGACACGACGTATACAGCGTGCGGGCCAACGAGGGCCCCGCCTTCGGTGCGGCCCTGCTGGCCGGCGTGGGAACCGGGTTGTTTGCGAGCGTGGAAGAGGCTTGTGAGCAAACCATCCGGGTGGCCGAAAAATGTCGTCCCCTGGGGGAGAACCGGGCGGTGTACGACCGCTATTACCGGCTGTACCGAAAGCTGTATCAAGATTTGAAGGAAGACTTTCGGCTTGTTCACCGGCTGGTCGCCGACCATCATGGTGCCGAATAA
- the xylA gene encoding xylose isomerase translates to MTDRFQPKPEDRFTFGLWTVGNPGRDPFGEPVRTPWSPVEIANVLAEVGAYGVNFHDNDLVPIDASFEEKRKIVSDFRRALEETGLKVPMATVDLFRNPVFKDGAFTSNDPEVRAYAIRKTIEAIELGVELGAEIFVLWGGREGTEVDASKDPVTALKRHREAINYLCDYVLDRGYRLKFALEAKPNEPRSDLYLPTTGAMLGYIDTLDHPEMVGVNPEVAHERMAGLNVYHAVAQALERGKLLHIDLNDQQIGRFDQDLRFGSADIKGAFFLVKLLEDYQYQGPRHFDAHAYRTEDLEGVKDFAKGCMRTYLILKEKVKRFNEDREIQDLLKKINAGREVAGFEFRYSPEAHRSLMDYEFSREKMAEKSMYYERLDQLTMEILLGVR, encoded by the coding sequence ATGACGGATCGTTTTCAGCCGAAACCGGAGGATCGTTTCACTTTCGGGCTCTGGACCGTTGGCAATCCGGGGAGGGATCCCTTCGGGGAACCGGTCCGCACTCCCTGGTCCCCCGTCGAAATTGCGAATGTGTTGGCGGAGGTCGGCGCCTACGGGGTCAATTTTCACGACAACGATCTGGTTCCGATCGACGCTTCCTTTGAGGAGAAGCGGAAGATCGTCAGCGATTTCCGCCGGGCGCTCGAAGAGACCGGTTTGAAGGTGCCGATGGCGACGGTGGACTTGTTCCGGAATCCCGTTTTTAAAGACGGGGCCTTCACGTCCAACGACCCGGAAGTCCGGGCTTACGCTATCCGGAAAACGATCGAAGCGATCGAACTGGGGGTGGAATTGGGCGCGGAAATCTTCGTCCTGTGGGGAGGACGGGAAGGCACCGAAGTGGATGCTTCCAAGGATCCCGTCACGGCGTTGAAGCGTCACCGGGAAGCGATCAACTATTTGTGCGACTACGTTTTGGATCGGGGATACCGCTTGAAGTTCGCATTGGAGGCCAAACCCAACGAGCCCCGCAGTGACCTCTATCTTCCCACGACGGGAGCCATGTTGGGTTATATCGACACCCTCGATCATCCGGAGATGGTGGGGGTCAATCCCGAGGTGGCCCATGAGCGGATGGCCGGGTTGAATGTGTATCACGCGGTCGCCCAGGCGTTGGAGCGCGGAAAGCTGCTCCACATCGATCTGAACGACCAGCAGATCGGTCGGTTTGACCAAGACTTGCGCTTCGGATCGGCGGACATCAAGGGCGCCTTTTTCCTGGTGAAGCTGTTGGAGGATTATCAGTATCAGGGTCCCCGTCACTTCGATGCCCATGCCTATCGGACGGAGGATCTTGAAGGAGTCAAGGATTTTGCCAAGGGATGCATGCGCACCTATCTGATTCTGAAGGAAAAAGTGAAGAGGTTCAATGAGGATCGAGAGATTCAGGATCTGTTGAAAAAGATCAATGCGGGGCGGGAGGTGGCCGGCTTTGAATTCCGGTATTCTCCCGAGGCCCATCGGTCCTTGATGGATTATGAGTTCAGCCGGGAGAAAATGGCTGAGAAATCCATGTACTATGAGCGGCTGGATCAGCTGACGATGGAGATCCTGCTGGGTGTCCGTTGA
- a CDS encoding glucuronate isomerase, translating to MPGVISDKERLWQVVSEAVDRTPVTDMHTHLYAPAFGCLGLWGVDHLLTYHYLIAETMRQTSLSYEDFRALDRKAMAEHVWRTLFVEHSPYSEACRGVLTTLGRLGMDVSSRDLSTYRKWYEGLTYRRFVDLVFSVAKVKTAVMTNDPFDPEERELWLKKGDELKKDPRFRSSLRIDPLLYDWKNQYRVLRELGYDVGPEFSPGNRRTVEETLRFLVDWGRRMDALYLAASFPPDFDYPSNSTASDLLDHCVLEACSRLNIPFAMMIGVKRRVNPSLGLAGDMVGRARVEAVERICARHPDRRFFVTMLSRENQHELTVLARKFRNLMVFGCWWFLNNPSLVEEITEMRCEMLGTAFIPQHSDARVLDQLIYKWDHSRRVIARVLYRKYETLFDTGWRLTTNEIERDVSDLLDRNFWNFVKGM from the coding sequence TTGCCGGGCGTCATTTCCGATAAGGAACGTCTTTGGCAGGTTGTGTCCGAGGCGGTAGACCGAACCCCCGTGACGGACATGCACACCCATTTGTATGCTCCCGCCTTCGGCTGTCTGGGGTTGTGGGGCGTGGACCACCTGCTTACGTACCATTATCTGATCGCGGAAACGATGAGGCAGACGTCCCTATCCTATGAGGATTTCCGGGCCCTTGACCGAAAGGCGATGGCCGAGCATGTCTGGAGGACCCTTTTTGTCGAGCATTCCCCGTACAGCGAAGCGTGCCGGGGAGTGCTGACCACCCTGGGGCGGCTGGGGATGGATGTTTCCTCCCGGGATCTATCCACTTACCGGAAATGGTACGAAGGCCTGACGTACCGGCGGTTTGTCGATCTGGTATTTTCCGTCGCCAAGGTCAAAACCGCCGTAATGACCAATGACCCCTTCGATCCCGAAGAACGGGAGCTGTGGCTGAAAAAGGGGGATGAGCTGAAAAAGGACCCGCGCTTTCGCTCTTCCCTGCGTATTGATCCGCTGCTTTACGATTGGAAGAACCAATACCGGGTGTTGCGGGAGCTGGGATATGACGTGGGGCCGGAGTTTTCTCCGGGAAATCGTCGGACCGTGGAGGAAACCCTTCGATTTTTGGTCGACTGGGGACGCAGGATGGATGCCCTCTATCTGGCGGCTTCCTTTCCTCCGGATTTTGATTATCCGTCGAATTCCACGGCATCCGACCTGCTGGATCACTGCGTTCTGGAGGCCTGCAGCCGGCTGAACATTCCCTTCGCGATGATGATCGGGGTGAAGAGGAGGGTGAACCCGTCCCTCGGTCTCGCCGGCGACATGGTTGGGAGGGCGAGGGTGGAGGCGGTGGAGCGGATCTGTGCCCGACATCCGGATCGGCGCTTTTTCGTGACGATGTTGTCCCGGGAAAACCAGCACGAGCTGACGGTGCTCGCCAGGAAATTTCGCAATTTGATGGTTTTCGGCTGCTGGTGGTTTTTGAACAATCCTTCCCTGGTGGAGGAGATCACCGAAATGCGGTGTGAAATGCTGGGCACCGCCTTCATTCCCCAGCATTCGGATGCGAGGGTGTTGGATCAGCTGATCTATAAATGGGATCATTCCCGCCGGGTGATCGCCCGGGTGCTCTACCGAAAGTACGAGACGCTGTTCGATACCGGCTGGCGATTGACAACAAACGAGATTGAACGGGACGTGAGCGACTTGCTGGATAGAAACTTCTGGAATTTCGTAAAGGGAATGTGA